One Calonectris borealis chromosome 15, bCalBor7.hap1.2, whole genome shotgun sequence DNA segment encodes these proteins:
- the STING1 gene encoding stimulator of interferon genes protein, with translation MSQESWRPSHPTTLLIPKAREGRARRATYLLLALCTAALYLAGEPLLPTARSLASHFVTLQIGVLLKGTCYLAEEIFHLQSRHHGSFWRALSACFPLRWYGPMLLICGSAFVALHNGDGQPLDLHLGLASLFQLLTLALGLQKPSAVEMSEMSERSKQNVAHGLAWSYYVGYLKIVLPRVKKSMEVFSRANPNMLACRETWKLHILVPLSCDVYDDLEKADSNIQYLTDLNETTLTRAGTKKRVYKHSLYAIRDEDNKLWHCAVEYATPLQSLYAMSRDECAAFSREDRLEQAKLFYRTLEEILKGSKECAGTYRLIAYEESGESETHFLSRNILWHLWQQRREEYAVNEGNQPHNPSASLSSTELNLQISESDLPQPLRSDGF, from the exons ATGTCTCAGGAATCGTGGCGGCCGAGCCACCCCACCACCTTGCTCATCCCCAAGGCCCGGGAAGGGCGAGCGCGGCGTGCCACGTACCTGCTCCTGGCTCTGTGTACCGCAGCGCTGTACCTCGCCGGGGAGCCCCTCCTGCCCACCGCCCGCAGCCTCGCCTCCCACTTTGTGACCCTGCAGATCGGGGTGCTGCTCAAGGGCACCTGCTACCTGGCCGAGGAGATCTTCCACCTCCAATCCAG GCACCACGGCAGCTTCTGGAGGGCCCTGAGCGCCTGCTTCCCCCTGCGCTGGTACGGGCCCATGCTGCTCATCTGTGGCTCAGCCTTTGTGGCTCTTCACAATGGAGATGGGCAGCCGCTCGACCTCCACCTCggcctggccagcctgttccaGCTCCTCACCCTCGCTCTGGGGCTCCAG AAGCCCTCAGCAGTGGAAATGTCTGAGATGTCTGAGAGGTCCAAGCAGAACGTCGCTCATGGGCTTGCCTGGTCTTATTACGTTGGGTACCTAAAAATAGTCCTGCCAC GGGTGAAAAAGTCAATGGAGGTATTCAGCAGAGCCAACCCCAACATGCTGGCATGCAGGGAGACCTGGAAGCTCCACATCTTGGTCCCTCTGAGCTGTGACGTCTATGATGACCTGGAGAAAGCTGACAGCAATATCCAGTACCTGACAGACCTCAATGAAACCACCCTGACCCGAGCTGGCACCAAAAAAAGGGTCTACAAACACAGCCTCTACGCAATCAGGGATGAAGACAACAAG CTCTGGCACTGCGCAGTGGAGTATGCCACCCCGCTGCAGTCCCTCTACGCCATGTCCCGGGATGAGTGTGCTGCCTTCAGCCGGGAGGACCGCCTGGAGCAGGCCAAGCTTTTCTACAGGACATTGGAGGAGATCCTGAAAGGCTCCAAGGAGTGCGCGGGTACCTACCGGCTCATTGCGTACGAGG AGTCGGGTGAATCAGAAACCCACTTCTTGTCCAGAAACATCCTCTGGCACCTCTGGCAGCAGCGTCGTGAGGAGTATGCCGTGAACGAGGGGAATCAGCCGCACAACCCGTCTGCAAGCCTCAGCTCAACAGAGCTCAACCTCCAGATAAGCGAGTCAGACCTGCCGCAGCCTCTGCGAAGCGACGGCTTCTAA
- the LOC142088560 gene encoding SLC35A4 upstream microprotein, which yields MADDKDPLPKLKDLAFLKDQLENLQRRVEDEVHAGVGQDGSLLASPFLKGFLAGYLVAKLRFSAVLGFMVGTCTGIYAAQNYAIPDVEKTVRDYFSSLKKGRD from the exons ATGGCGGACGATAAG GACCCGCTGCCCAAGCTGAAGGACCTCGCCTTCCTGAAGGACCAGCTGGAGAACCTGCAGCGCAGGGTGGAGGACGAGGTGCACGCTGGCGTGGGGCAG GATGGCTCTCTGCTGGCCTCACCCTTTCTCAAAGGCTTCCTGGCAGGCTACCTGGTAGCCAAACTTCGCTTCTCGGCCGTCCTGGGATTCATGGTTGGGACCTGCACAGGGATATACGCCGCTCAGAACTACGCCATCCCCGACGTTGAAAAGACAGTCCGGGACTATTTCAGTTCACTGAAAAAAGGTCGGGACTAG
- the SLC35A4 gene encoding putative UDP-sugar transporter protein SLC35A4, translating to MVIFGNAAGSANRVLRRGLWGLMLVLSVAIYGSHAPLLTLCKVDGTIPFSSASVVVLVELTKLVFSLLFLLTWNRELLGVAVSWRHVAPFALSALLYAANNNLVVHMQLFMDPSTYQVLSNLKIVSTALLYSLFLRQRLSMRKWLALFLLVAAGVSYSCGGLQDPGSPSQMQLHITLVGLLLISVYCLISGLSAVYTEAILKTQALPLSLQNLFLYFFGVLLNLIGYFWSSAEGSFLEGFSSWVVVIVVSQALNGLIMSVVMKHSSNITRLFVISCSILVNALLSVTLFDLQLTLLFFVAVSCIGLAVHLYYGVT from the coding sequence ATGGTGATATTTGGTAATGCTGCTGGCTCTGCAAACCGGGTGCTCcgcagggggctgtggggactGATGCTGGTCTTGTCTGTAGCCATATACGGCTCTCATGCTCCCCTCCTGACCCTGTGCAAGGTGGACGGGACGATCCCATTCAGCTCCGCATCCGTCGTGGTTCTTGTCGAGCTGACAAAACTGGTGTTCTCCCTCCTGTTCCTGCTGACCTGGAACCGGGAGCTGCTGGGAGTCGCCGTGTCGTGGCGCCACGTTGCCCCCTTTGCCCTGTCTGCCCTGCTCTATGCTGCCAACAACAACCTGGTGGTTCACATGCAGCTCTTCATGGATCCCAGCACCTACCAGGTCTTGAGTAACTTAAAGATCGTCAGCACCGCACTCCTCTACAGCCTTTTCCTGCGCCAAAGACTCAGCATGCGCAAATGGCTGGCGCTCTTCCTGCTGGTGGCTGCTGGGGTGAGCTACAGCTGTGGCGGCCTGCAGGACCCTGGCAGCCCCTCCCAGATGCAGCTGCACATCACGCTGGTGGGCTTGTTGCTGATCTCGGTGTACTGCCTGATATCAGGCTTGTCTGCTGTCTACACGGAAGCCATCCTGAAAACCCAGGCGCTGCCTCTCAGCCTTCAAAACCTCTTCCTTTACTTCTTTGGGGTCCTGCTCAACTTGATCGGCTACTTCTGGAGCAGCGCAGAGGGCAGTTTCTTGGAGGGCTTTTCCTCCTGGGTCGTAGTGATTGTGGTCAGCCAGGCCTTGAACGGCTTGATCATGTCTGTGGTCATGAAGCACAGCAGTAACATCACCAGGCTCTTCGTGATCTCCTGCTCTATCCTGGTCAATGCCCTCCTGTCCGTCACCCTCTTTGACCTGCAGCTCACCCTCCTCTTCTTCGTTGCCGTCTCATGCATCGGCCTCGCTGTCCACTTGTACTATGGGGTCACGTAG